A region of the Meles meles chromosome 18, mMelMel3.1 paternal haplotype, whole genome shotgun sequence genome:
tgtctCGTGTCAGAGCTGGCTGAGTGGGCAAATTATGAGCAGGGATTTTGCCCTTACCGCATGGAAGCACCACTTTGGACTATTGAACAGAAATGTCCTTACCCTCTGCCAGGGAGAGTCCAGAATTAGGTGGGTTTGTAAAACAGGAGAAACTTCAATAAAGCCTAAAGAAATGCACcaccccttctcctttccctgaaacagctttttataatagccaagtaAGATTACAGGTGGGgcgggggtgcctaggtggctccatcattaaacgtctgccttgggctcaggtcatgatctgggatcaagccccacactgggctccctactcagcaggaagcctgcttctccctctcccactccccctgtttgtgttccctctctcactgtgtgtgtgtgaggggtaAAAAGGTAAGATTACAGGTGAAATCAGCTACAAAAACCTCCGTTTCCCTGGCCTGAGTCTGCCACTCCAACCAACCCCACTCACTGGCTTAACAGATTACAGAGTGCAGGGAAGAGAAGGCTCACTGTAGAGAAAGCGGGATAGCAGCAAggaaagacttttcttttttcttttttaagattttatttatttatttgacagacagagatcacaagtaggcagagaggtaagcagagagagaggaagggaagcaggctccctgctgagcagagagcccgaagtggggcttgatatCAAGAcgcagggatcatgatctgagcggaaggcggaggctttaacccactgagccacccaggcgccgccggAAAGGATTTTCTTGACGCTTACAGAATCCAACTGTCTAGGTTCAAGCCCCCCTTGTGTTTCTGATGGGCTCTGTGAGGGAAGGCTCTAGGGACTATTACAGGAAAGAGTGGAGAAGAAAATAATCAAGGAAAGCGGGGTAGAATATTCTGGAAGTCGGCAGGATGCAGCAGCATGGAGGAGGGGCAGGTAAGGCTGTGGTGCTGAAAATACCGATGATGACAGCCTTACGGAGAACTTACCGAGTGGCAGAGACCAAGTGAATGCTACAGGTGTCTCTGTTATCCCTCACCGTGGCCCTCCCAGGTAAATGGCAGCAAAGGGGGGGAGGGGCCCGAAGTCTGTGACTTGCCTCAGATCACAGCTAGGAAGTGCCAAAGCTGGGATTCAGCCCAGAATGGCAAAGCCTCCTAGTCCTGGCCTCCCACGTGCACAAACGCCAATCCCGCACCCAGACTCCAGCCAGCCCATGGGTCTCACCCCTGCTTCTGATTTGAAAAGCCTTCTGATGAGCGccctgggtgtgggggtgggcTTAGCGCTCCCCCAGGTGATCCTAACATGAGGAGGGGATTGAAAGCCACCGCTCCAAAGGCACAGCTGGGCatcagagaaggggagagggggacCAGGGAGAGGAGGCCAAGGCTGAAAGTGGGgtgccctctgctctccctcccagCCAGCCAGGCGGGTCACCTGGCCCCTGAGCTCATCCCAGGGCACCCTCTCCAGCTCTGCCTGAGAGCAGCCTGTGGGCTGTCCTCTTGGTCCTGCTCCCTTACCAGGCCGGGAAAGCAGGTAAAGCCAGAAGTCGTGAACCCACTTCCTCCTCCGCAGCCCCCCCTTCCGGGGGAGGGACCGCAGATGCCCATGCTGCCATGAACACCTCCCAGGTGTCACTGTTCGTCCCAGCACCTTcacccctccccaggcctcaTTGCCTGAGGCACAGAGGCATCCTCAGCCTCTCCCTTGTCCACCATCAATAATCAATGAGGAGCCCCGGGCGGCCTCGCACAGTCTGCAGCTCCCCGGGACCACAGGTGGGAGCCCCAGTACCACTGCTTGCCAGAGCCAGCCCTGGCCGGTGGGAGTGTGGTCCCAAGAGCAGACTTGCCCCCGGAGGGTTCTCCCTCCCCAGGGACCATCCTCCCCACTCTTGTTATTATGTCTATTGTTTCTGCTCCCATCCCCTGGAATCTCAGTGCCACCAAGCCATGAAGGGGCCAGTCATAGTCACCTCTTATCCCCAGGGCCTCACCTACCCCTGACTTACAGCAGGTGCTCACTAACTGGAAGGAAATGGAATGGGGGAACGGCCCCGTACTTCGACGAACACCCTCCTTACCTATATTTAGAAAATCCCACACAAATTCACACAGGGCCAGTTCTGACTGAAGGAAACCTCCATGAGACCAGAATCCTGGGTATTTTCCAgccataacaaatcaccacaagcTTTAGAAGTGTAAGACAACACCAACTCATTCTCTGACCATCGCATAGGTCAGGAGTCCCAGGTACAGTGTGGGTCCCTGGGGCAAAACAAAGGCGTCCCCAAGGCTATGCTCCGTTCTAAAGGCTCTGGATgaacccactaccaggctcatcGGATTGTTGGCTGAATTCAGTTCTTTGCGGTCTGGGGCCTCAGCTGGGGGCCTCTCTCAACTCCTGAAGGCCTCCTGCTCTCCTCAGCCTGCTGCCTTCCCTCTCCTATCTTTAAACCGGCAAGGGCAGGTGGAATCGTCCTCATTCTTGGATTCTCTGATTTATCCTTTAGCCGCATCACTTCCACCTTTACCCAAAGGACATTCTAGCCAAAGAACatagtttggttttttgttttttattttttattgttgttgttagagatagagaaagcacacagcagagggagcgacagagggagaagcagggtccctgctaagcaaggagcccaactcgggactcgatcccaacaccccaggatcatgacctgtcgttcaacagactgagccaccctggcatcccgcCAAAGAACGTTTTAAGGGCTCATCTGGTTAAATGGGGCCCACTCAGACAATCCAGGATAAGctccctactttattttttttatgatttttatttatttattggacagacagagatcacaagtaggcagagagagaggaggaagcaggctccctgccgaccaGAGAGCTCGATATGgcgcttaatcccaggactctggaatcacgacctgagctgaaggcagaggctttaaccattgagccacccatgtgccctaaGCTCCCTACTTTAAAGTCTATAATTATATCgacaaagtcccttttgccatgtaacctCATATATTCACAGGTCCCAGGAACTGGGGTATGGACATTTTGGGGGCACCATGATTCTGCCTACCACACCTCTCCTGGGAGGAGAAAGATCCCAGAACCAGAATTTCTGGTGCAGGTCTCCTTGGTCCTGTAAACTCAGGACAGGGATTGCTCACCtgtgtgagcctcagtttctttgtctgtgGAATAGGGACCCATTAGTACTTACATCCAAGGACCATGGTAAACAGCAACCACATTTATTCATGCAAAGGGCCTGTCACACAGCACTGTCACTATTGTGGAAACATGGGCAGGGTccgcagagagagggagggccctggccccagggtctgggatctgGTCTTCAATTTGGTAGGCTCAGAAACTGGATTTTCTGGTCACCCAGTGAGTCAAAATACTGGAGCCAGGAGTCTATCCTGGCCTCACCGGTTCCCGCATCCTCTGTACACCAGTCGGTGCTGGCCTCTGAGAGGTCCAGCCTCCACAGGCTCCATCACTGCCCCCTCTTCAGTGGCAACCCAGGACAAGTGTCCCTTGGAGTTGTGGCCAGCAGGAGCGAAAGTCTTAGATTGACAGATGATACTTTTTAGGGTATTACCCTCCTACGTCTTGGGAAAGGAGAAGCTCTCTGATGTGTGCAAAGTGTGTGCACAGACCTTGTTACATTTCCCCTTCACAGCAGCCCAGTGAGGTAGGAATGAatgattcccatttcacagatgaggctAACGGAGGCCCGTAAACAAATTAGGTTCTTGTGATGTTCTGGGCACTGTGCATGGTGCTTTATGTACATCACCTTCACAagatgcccccccccaccaacccaagttattttcctcatttcttgaAGGAGAAAATagcacagagaggaggagagatgtGCTCAAAGTTCAACATCTGGAAAAGGGCAGGGCCTGGAAACGCTTCTGTTTCCCATTGGGCAAGGTTCCCCTGAGAGCAGAACATGCAGGTTCGTGACTGGAAGCACCTCAGGACGAGAGCTGACTCTCGACTCTGAGCAGAGCCCTCCCTGCGCCCCTGCCAGTGCCCGCAGTCAGCGGGGATCATCGCCTGCTGAGTGGGTACCCGCTTCTGTCTGCTGCTTTCACCAGCCCTGTGTGACCAGCCTGCGAAGAACAGCCAGGGTGGCAGGTGGAGGGCTGCCTAACCCCCTCCACAGCCGAAATCTTGGGTTCTGGTACAACTAAGGCTCCACAGAGAGCTTCCTGTTTCCCATCACCATGGTAACACGAACATCTCTATTCTCTAGCACGTGAACAGAGCTGCTCCTCACACCACCGGCTGCCAAGCCCCCAGCAAAGGCCCTTCCATCTCTAAGACTCTGGATTCAATTCATTATCACCGATTTCTGCACTGGATTTGTCATTTTTCACTTAAGTCCATCTGCTGAGTCACCGAACCCGGCCCTGGGTTAGAGCGGTTATTCACAAGAACATTCGGCTGCTGGTTGCCATGGACACCTCACAGCCTGCGGCATCACCTGTTAATTCTCGGCAAGGCTGTCGCTGAGCATGGGTACCACTGCCCTTTATCCAGGACCCAAGGGGCATCAGAACTCCCCCAGACAAGAAGGGGCCCTGATGACGCATGAACAAAAGCAAAATCTCTAACGTCAACCGTGGAAAAATCAAAAGCAGCCTAGGGCTCATTACATCGGTCCGAAACAGGTCGAGGTGGCAATTTATCAAATCAGTCAACAAGCGTACTATTTGGTGTTCTGGCACATCTTCGGCAAACCCTTCATTCAGTCTCTTTGCTAACCACTTGAAGgtgtatttttatattgaaaagtGGTGAATGCATGACACAGATTACCATCTACCCTGGAAGACAAAAGGAGGGACACCCCAGCTGCAGGAGGCTGCAAGAATCAGCCCTGGGTGGGGGTTTGCAAGAGGCAGGGGGTACGGGGCGGATCTGAGGTGGAGGGGAGCTGCAAGCGGAACCCAGGAACCCAGCCGCCACAGAGGGCGCAAGGCGGGGGACACTTGGGGTTTTCCAGGCAAGGGAGGTGACGGAGGCAACCGGGTTGCAGCCCCCAGGCAGAGCGGGCAGGGCCATCAGCCCACGGCCCATTGCTCCCGATAACTAGCTCACATCCTGTTTGTAGAGCCGGGCAGAGGGGACAGGGGATCGATACAGCACTCGACATCCACACGCTCCCTGCTCTTCAAACACCAGTGTCTGATGAAAGATGCTTCCTCTGAGTCCAAGGTCACTGGGTGCAACTGCCTTACCAGCCCCCCAGGGGGACGTAGCTAGAGGGCTGATGCACCCCAAGGTCTGGGTGAGGGGCACTGTTCCTGACCCCACGAAGCCTGTCTCCTGTCTGCCCTCACGCCCAGCTGAAGCCAGGCCCCAACCCACACCTGTCCCTCACTGCCAGGAAGGTcaactcccctcccttcccccatgtagatgactgaatgaatggcagggcagggcagggcaggggcaagGGACCTGTGCCCACACCCTTTTGTCTTGCTGTGGTGCAGGCTGACCTCCTGGGGTTTGGGAGGGGCCTTGAGGGCTTTATAAGGCAGGGCAGGAGCACCAGGAGCAGCAGACAGGAAAAGGCACCAGGCCGGCTAGAGCATCGCCcatctcccagctctgcaggTGAGAGCACCCAGGaagggagtggagaggaggggaagagggttgATGGGACAATTCCCTGCATCAAGGTACCAGGCTCACGTCTCCGTGTCTCCAAGGCTGCCACCCTTCTCTTATCTCAGGGCCAGACTAGGTCTCAGCTCTAGAACCCACACTGGCGTTCCCATACCTTTCCTTTGAGCTGCCTTGTTACTTCAAACTTCTTACTCCACACTCATCCCCATCCTGCAAGGTGAGAAAGACAAAGGCTCTTCTCCCATCTCTTAGGTAAAAAAACTGAGGCCAAGAAGAtgtgacttgctcaaagtcacacaaatTATTGGGAAGGGTTGGAATTGGAGCCCAGGGCTTCCGGATCCCATCTCAAGCTCTTTCCTAGACGAGGGCTGTTTGAAAGAACTTTCCATGATGATGGGGTCTGTACCTGCAccatccaatatggtagccaccagccacaaGTGCACTGGAAAGGTGGCTAGCCTCGGggacaaattttttattttaattaatttaaatgtaaagagCTATATCTGCTTATTAGCTACCACATTGGACAATACACGTGGCCAGCATGGGCCAGTGTAGCTCTAGATCACTGATTTTTtaaccttgtttctttttttttaagattttattttatttatttgacagatagagagcgatcacaagcaggcagagaagcaggcagagggggaggggaaacaggctcctcactgagcagagagcccgatgcggggctcaatcccaggaccctgagatcataacctgagctgaaggcagagtcttaacccactgagccacccaggcgcccctcaaccttGTATCTTTAGCACCTAGAACACTTTCTCTTCCAAAGGAAATCTAACAGAGAACCCCACTATGAAAAACAGAgtcttattttattactattaatgtGTTCCTAGAAGGTAAAGCCAATCAGAATAATGAGACTGAAAGAACACAAATGCTAAGaatagaattttatatttgaattttagattCATTTGAGTAtcagtttatttctgtgttaTGGTTTCCCCAAACTCAGGTCACCCTGACATACAGGAGCAAATGGTaacagcttaatttttttttaattttttttaaaacagcttaatTTTTAACGGCTTCATTACAATCACAGGATAGTCCTCAGTTAAGCAAAAATGGTGGGAGAAGCTTCCCTCCACGGGCAGCGCAGAAACAGTGAGACCCGACCCCACGGTGAATACACTGGGGGTCTCCACTCAGATACCAGGTCGTCTGTAACGTACCCTTGATATGACTATTTAAAAGCTCACTTGAAATTACAAAAGGGAAACAGCTACAGAGCCACTCACATAGCCTCAAATTCTGCAGAAGTTTGGAAACCATTGCTCTAGGTTGTAAATTCCTCCAAGAGAAGTCACCGCTGTAACGAAGGTAGGTGATGAGGAAAGGGGACaaggcttgggagctgggggagtTAGCAGGAACTGGAGAAGCGAGCTGAGGGACAGTCCACAACCCCACACGGCATTGTACCTGCCCGCAGGGAGGGATCTAGAGTCCAGCTGGTCCAGGCCTGTGCctctgggtgcctggatggccccATCTTGCGGctctgcccctcctttctttACAGACAAGATGCAGcgactgtgtgtgtgcgtgttgaTCTTGGCGCTGGCTCTGGCCACCTTCTCTGAAGCTGCTTGGAAGCCCGGTTCCCAGCAGCAGGACGCACCCTCGGGTCCAGGGGCAAATAGGGGCCTGGAGCCACACTGGCTGGACTGGCTGGGCGCAGCCCCTCACCAGCGAAGGCAGCTAGGGCTCCAAGGTCCCCCACAGCTGGTCGCAGGTAGGAACTGTGACAGCCGTCCCTGCTTGCCTCGGCCAGCCAGGGCTGTCCCTGGCCTTGGTTTCCAGCAGCTAGACGTCTTTCCCATATCCTCACGTTCCCTCCCTGCTCTGACCCTCAGACCTGTCCAAGAAGCAGGGACCGTGGGTGGAGGAAGAAGAAGCAGCGTACGGATGGATGGATTTCGGCCGCCGCAGTGCTGAGGAAGGGGACCAGCGTCCCTAGAACGGAGCTTCAGAGCCCAGACatcgcccagcccagcccagccccatgaaaaaacattcaaaataaacTAGCTTCCAATGGATCACATTGTGTCAAGtgtggggcaggagaggggagcGGGTGGGGATAGGGTTGAGGCAGTGGGCAAAACTGAGCACTCCCCTGGGGGCAGGGACCATGACCTGTTCTTCTGGGTGTCCCcagaccctaacactgaccctaaCCTACTCATGCAGGTGGGAAATGGTGGTGGGGTCGCAACCAGAGTCAGCTTTCTAAAAGACAAATCAAATTGTGCCACTCCAGGCTTTAACCCTCCGATGCTCCCTGTCACACTTAGGATAAGACCTAAACTTGCCAAAGCCCTAAGCCAGCCTGCTGTCCTCACGGCAGGTGCCctgttccttcctcctctctccctttctccttgcaCAAATGCGCCATGCTGGGTCCTGCTCAGAACATCTGTCCTCGCCATTCCGTGTGCCCCGAAGGCTTTTCCCAGGCTTCACACGGCTGGCTGCCCTTCTTCGCCCTGGGGTCTTGGCTGAAACGCCTCTTCCTGAGAGACCCACCTGTTCTGCTCCTCCCGCCTCATACACAGCGCCCAGTGTCCTCTAACGGCCCCACAGTCCCTGACGTTGCTCTCAGAGCACACTTCATACCCTGTCATTGTCTCGTCAGCTAGTTTATTGTCTGCTTCCCCAGTTAGCAGGGCAAGTCTGTGAGAGTGGGAACCACATGTCTCTCTTTCCTGCTGTACCCCTGGTTCCAAGAACAGGAGGTATCCCATAAACGCTCATCAGACGGGCACGTGAGTGGCCGGCACAGGCACTGTGAATGCTACACCCATATTCCCCCGTAGTTCTCTGCCTGTCAGCAGCATCCCTCCCCAAGCAGGTGCCACTGCTCCCCCTGAGGGCTTTCTGAAGGCGAGGCAGGCTGCAAATGCTCTAGAGTGAGTGTCTCCCAAAGGAGCCCTGCATCGGTGACAGATGACAGCAGGAGGATCAATACCCCGGCTTCCTCACCCCTCGGGCGGGGTAACTCTGAGGTGAATCCAGCTCTGTCTCTCAGAATTGCCccccaggactgagccccacttgCCCACAGCAGGAAGCTGCTCAAGGGCACCCTTTGTTgactgccctcccttccctgtctcGCACGCACAGGCTCCCACCGGTGGTCTTTGGGATCACCACACTCCAAATAAACTATTTGAACTCAAATCCTTATTTCCAAGTCTGCCTCTGGTCCAGGGGACTCCTCTGAAAACAGGTGGTCCTAGAAGGGTTGTAGAAAGCAACTGTCATTTTGGGATTCTGGAATTTGATCCTTCACTAGCCAGACCCTTTGCTGGCGTCAAGCAGGGTGCCGACCACCTCTGGAGTACTGTGGCAACCCGACTGCTAAGATTCTCATTGTTGGTGCATTGGGACGGGGTTTAGGGGCCCTGATGTAGCTGATTGCTTCAGCATTCAAGACAGAAGAGCGATGATGCTTATGGCTGTGGTGTCCATTGGCTACCGCTAACGATCAGAGATttctgaaggaagaaaatgttgGGCTCAGGTCAGCCAACCATTAACTCAAGCCCAAGATCTGAATGTAAGAAGTCAGATAACAAAGGAAGCTGACATTGGGGCCCCAACAAGTCTCCCTATCAAAGTCCTAGAATGAAAGGCATGGGACCATGATAACCTTGCACAGGACATTTGAGAAAATGTCCTGAGGAACTTTAAACTCCCAGGTTTCCAGGAATTTCTGGGCTGGAGGAATTGCCTCCACCTTGCCAGAGGAAAGCAGTTTCTCCACCCCTGGAGAGCATGCCCAGGCCTCCTTGAGGCAGAGGTCTTGCAAAGTGATGTTTCTCACGATTGGCCCCCGCCTCCCTTCAGGGCTTCCACACCAAAAACTAGGGTCAAGTCTTAGGCTGTGCAGAAGCACTGTCCCAAACATGGCGGAAACGGGATTATTCACCCAAAATACTGCAGGTCCTGAAGAAACCAGAAAACATGCCACAGAAGGAACTAGGAAGCGCATACAGGAGGGGATTTTCAAAACTGACAGACCGAGGAGGCGGGCTGGGGACTGGGTAGAGAGAGTTTGTTGATAAGGGAGTGGAGGACCATCTCCCACGACTCAGGCTTTCAGCTCCTGGCAAGGACATGCGGAGCCCATCTTCACACCCTGCTGGGCGTGACTCCCTGAAAGTCTGGAGCAAGTGAGGTCCCCGAGCTGCCTCAGCAGAGGACCGAGGAAGGAGCCAAAAGACGGGCAGTCACCCTGGAATGAATTGCCATGTCAGACAAGAGAATCCACCATGTGACTCCTGCCCCTGCCAGGGTCCAAAAACCAGTCCTTTCCTGGAGGGCATAAGGAACGTGTTGGTGAGGACAAGTAAGCATTGTTGAGCAGCCCAGCAGAGCGTGTCCTCTGCAGCCCGGGGCTGATGTAGGAGATGCTGCTATGGACCCAGGCTTCTTAGTGTCAGCGGGGATGACAGGATTGCAGGACAGAGGGGACCAAGTGGCAGCACTTAATCCATCAGAGGCAAGGAGGACCTACTCACCAGGCAGCCTTAGCCCACAGGATTTGCAGCAACAGCTTAGACTATGGGGCCCCTAAACTGGAGACCTACAGGTGGCCAAGAAGAGCCCTGTTGGTCTTAGGCAAGGAGAAGAGATCAAGAGCAAACGAGCCTAAGGCTGATGTCAGCTGCCCAAACGGAAAACCACGATCCGCAGCCTGGTTCACAAGTCTGCGTCAGTGCTTAGAAGTTGCCATTTATCAGTATGTGTGTGCACTGGGCAGGGAGGTACACCCCGATCATTCCAAAGCTGTCACGCACCGGTCCTGAGCCGCCACAGCCGAGAACGCAAATGCCATCACGCTTCCACCCACAGCAAAGAGACAGTGCAAGGCGGCACCTCGCCTTgccggctcagtcagtagagcacatggctcttgatctcagtgtcatgggttcaagccccacactgggctccatgctgggcatggaggcaatatacacacatacaaaaagtGTAATCGTTTAAAAAATATCCATtcctggggcgcccgggtggctcagtgggttaaaatctctgccttcagctcgggtcatgatctcagagtcctgggactgagtcccgcatctggctctctgctcagcggggagcctgcttcctcctctctctctctctgcctgcctctctgcctacttgtgatctctatctgtcaaacaaataaataaaatcttaaaaaaaaaaaaaaagtatctgttcCGGCATGTGCTGTCCATGGTCCACTAGAAGCATCaatattcttggggcgcctggggggctcagcctgtgaggcatctgactcttggtttcagctgtcATGGgcctctgcgctcagcagggagcctgcttctctctcccactctctctcggctcctccccctgctctcactctctctgtctctcaaataaataaatgaatctttaaaaaaaattttctgccaGCGGCCTTTTCCTACCCACGCACGGGGCACAGAGCATGACATTAAGACCCAAGGCTGCCAGTGACAAATGTCAGCTGGGAGATGCTTGCCCAGCTTCCTCACCCCTTGGGGGGGATAACAGAGATGGCCTCCATCTCAGTGGGTCCCGAAATTTACCATGCGCGTGCATTCCCCAGCATCCTTGTGACCGTGCAGAGTCTGACTCTacaggtctggggtgggacctgagaatttgcatttctgacaagctccCAGGAGATGCCAATGACGCCTGTCCACAGGCCACACCCGAGATGCAAAGGGTACATTTGTTCCCAGAGTTCCCCAGTAGGGTTAACCCTCAGTGCCTCACATGTCctttaccttccttccttcttaataCCCCCCCccaacagccccccaccccccaccagcccGCTCCCAGCCAGGAGTGCTTCTTGGGTCAGCTTCCAAACAAACTACTTGTCTTCAAATGCTGTTGCAGGTCTGACTCCAGGTCTAAGGGACCTCCACCTAAGACAGTGGGCAACTCTTGCCCGTGCCTTATCCCTCATAGCCAGGGCACTAGGCCAGAATCCCTGGGGCAGAAAAATAGGGAAGGGAGGCTGCCTGAGCACGGGCTCAGGACACCTGAGGGCTTGGCTTCACATCCCAGTTCCGCAGCCAGCTCTTAGACCCTTGGGAGGGTCACTTCATCTGCCTGGGCCTGTTTCATCCTCCGACACCATTTGTCAGATCACCTGCCACTCCACACGGGTTGTTGATGGGACTAGGTCGTGTGTTTAACAAAAGTCCATTGTCTCGCCACAGCTTTGCCCCAGCAAAGCTGCATGCATCAGCACGCACCCACAagcacgtgcgcgcgcgcgcacacacacacatacacacacacacacacactcccagagAAAGATGCCCCAGTGCAGGCCTGGTAGCACACAGGTCCTTTATTTCCTGCACCGACAGGTGTATGGGCTGACAAgcaacagaaaaacagaagagcGAGTAGCACAGCAGGGAATAGGGTCAGACCGAGCGGGGTCCTGAGCCCCTGAGTCCAGCTGTTTAGGAATAAAGAGTAGGAAAGGGCAGAACATCTGGAATGAAGAAACGAGGAGCACTGAGGGGAGGACAACAGGGAGGGGATGACTTGGGCGGGGAGCCTAGACACTCAAGGGCCACAGG
Encoded here:
- the GAST gene encoding gastrin isoform X1, whose translation is MAPSCGSAPPFFTDKMQRLCVCVLILALALATFSEAAWKPGSQQQDAPSGPGANRGLEPHWLDWLGAAPHQRRQLGLQGPPQLVADLSKKQGPWVEEEEAAYGWMDFGRRSAEEGDQRP
- the GAST gene encoding gastrin isoform X2, translated to MQRLCVCVLILALALATFSEAAWKPGSQQQDAPSGPGANRGLEPHWLDWLGAAPHQRRQLGLQGPPQLVADLSKKQGPWVEEEEAAYGWMDFGRRSAEEGDQRP